In the Sandaracinus amylolyticus genome, AAGTGCTCGACGAGCAGCGGCAGATCGCCGGTGCGATCGCGAAGCGGGGGCAGCGCGATCGGGATCACGTGGAGGCGATAGTAGAGGTCCTGTCGGAACTCGCCGCGCTGCACCATCGCCGCGAGGTCGCGATGCGTGGCGGTGATCACCCGCACGTCCGACGTGCGCGGCCGGGTGTCGCCCACCGGCAGGTACGAGCCGTCGGAGAGCACGCGCAGCAGCTTCACCTGCATCGCGGGCGACATCTCCGCGACCTCGTCGAGGAAGAGCGTCCCGCCGTGCGCCGCGCCGAAGAGCCCCTCGCCGCTGCGCACCGCGCCCGAGAACGCACCGCGCACGTGGCCGAAGAGCGTGCTCTCGAGCACGTCGTCGGGCACCGCGCCGCACGACTGCGCCACGAAGGGCTTGCCCGCCCGCGGCCCGTGATCGTGCAGCGCGCGCGCGACGAGCTCCTTGCCGGTGCCGCTCTCGCCGGTGATCAGCACCGCGGCATCGCTGTTCGCGACGCGCCGCAGCAGCTCGAACACCTCGCGCATGCGCGGCGAGGTGCCGGCGATCCCCCACGCGCCGGGCGAGGTGCCGGTGCGGGCGCGCAGCCGCCGCCGCTCGTCGTCCACGTGCTCCGCGATCTCCTCGGCCGCGGTGCGCAGGATCGAGCGCACGATCTGCTCGCGATCGCCGCGCACCACCGGCAGCTTCCGCACCGGCTGCGAGGGATCGACGAGCGAGGGATCGAGCTCGCGCAGCGCGGTCGCGAGCGTCGCGGGATCGGCGGGCGGGCAGCCTTGCAGCGCGGTCGCGACGAAGCCCGACGCGACGACGTGCGCGACCACTCCGTCGCCCACCTCGACCGGCACCGCGATCGACGCGAGGCCGAGGTGACAGGGGCGCGCGCGCTCGCCCGCGGCGTCGTCGGTGGCGAGCGCGCGATAGAACGCATCGCAGCGCTGGAACCCCTCGCGCGTGAAGAGCGCGGTGCGACACACCTCGGACGAGCCGCTCATCACGCCGCCGCGCGCGTGCGCGAGCGGACCCTCGGGCCCCACGATGGTCAGCTGCAGAGAGAACGCCTTCTCGAGGATCGAGCGCGCGACCTGCACACCGCGCAAGCGCTCCAGGCGATCGAGATCCGACACGATGCGCGAGTATACGTGGGCCGCGATCAGCGCGGCTGCTGATCCCGATGGCGCTGCACCATCGTGCGCATCAGGCGGCGCAGCTGATCGCGCGTCGACTCGGGCTCGCCCAGCGCGGGCAGCACGTCGGCGACCGCCTCGAGCGTCGAGACGTACTCGCGGCGCGGCTCCTTGCGGGCGCGCCCGTAGATCGAGGGCTCGCGCGGACGTAGGACCACGCGCGCGAGCTTGAGCAGCCACGGGTTGCGCCACCACAGCGCCTTCGCTTGGCTCCACGTGCCGTCGAGCACGACGATGCCCTCGAGCGGCGGCGCGTCCTCCGCGCGCTCGCGCCCCTTGCGATCGAGCACCAGCACCGGTCGCTCGCGCGCCTCCGGGGAGACGCTGGCATCGAGCTTGGTGGGGTACACGACGGCCCATCGCGTCGGGTCGGCGTCCTCGCGATCGAGCGCGTGCGCGAGCGAGGCCCACGAGAGCCCGGTGCGCACCTCGCACGAGGGAAGCGAGGCAGCGAGCAAGGGCGCGGTGCCGAGGATCGCGTCGTCCTCCTGCGGATGCCGGAGCACCAGCACGCGCACCTTGGTCGGGAGGGAGACCACGCGATCGCAGACGCAGATCGCGGGCGGCTTGCCGCACTTGTCGCAACGCTCTTCGGACACGGGGCGCGCAGTGTGACGCGATCAGCCGACCACGTCCTCTGCCGACGTCGCGGTGAGGATGCGATCCGCCATCACGTCGAGCTCGTCGGACGTCGCGTGACGCACGCGATCGATCACCGAAGGCGCGAGCTCGCGGAAGCGCAGGCGGAGCTGCCGCAGCACGAGCTCGGCCTTTCCTTCCGCCTTCCCCTCGGCCTTTCCCTCCGCCTTCACCTTGTCGAACGCGTCCATGACGACCTCCTCGAGCTCGATCCCGCCGTGCGCGCGGGCGGCTCCGAGCAGAGCCTCTCGGTCCTCGATCTTCTCGACCTGACGAAGGTACTGCAGCACGGCGGCGCCGTTGACATCACGGATCGCGCGCGTGATCGTCCGCGCTCGCGCAGGGCAGGGGGCCCTGCGCACGAGAGGGGGCTCTCATGAGCGTGCAATGGAAGTCGCGCCGGCTCGCGCCGCGCGCGCTGAAGGTTCTCGAGCGACACAAGGGCTCGAGCCCAGCGGTCGCCGTGTTCGAGGCGCCGCTCGGCACCGCCGCGCGGGCGTACGTGGCCGCGTATACGGAAGCGAGCGCGTACAAGGCGCGGTGGCGCGTCGAGATGGACGAGGGGCGTGGCTCGATGCTCGCGCTCAAGAAGGAAGTCGACGTGTGGAAGCCGCACGTCGCGCGTGAGCGTCCCGGGTTCGATCTCGCGGGCATCGGAGACAAGCCCACGGTGCCGGAGGATCTGATCGAGGACGCGCAGGCGCTCGCCGAGGAGCTACGCGAGGTGCGCGGTGCCGACGGTGAGACCGTCGCGTGGGCCGCGGCGGCTGCCACGGCGATCACCGAGAAGGCGAGCGCGACCGAGAAGGAGACCGACGAAGCCGCGGCCGCCGACGCTCGCTACAGCTCGCTGCTCTCGCAGGTGCGCGAGTCGCAGGCGGTGTTCGACGCCGAGCTCAGCCGGTTCCGCGCGACGCTGCGCTCGCTGCTCGGCAGCTCGCACCCGGACTTCCAGAAGCTCCGCGTGAACCGCGCCTCGTCGCGCGATGCCGACGACGATCCCAGCGGACCCGCGCCGTCCGAGCCGATCACGCCTGCTCCGACGCCACCGCGCGCCTGATCGAGTGTCCCAAGATCGGCTCGCCCGCCCCGGGTCCTCCCGTCCGCGTGCTCCGCGCGCTCCCGTGCGGGCCCGGCGCAGGCGAGCACTCCAGCTGGGCTGAGCGCGAGGCGAGCGGCCTCGATTCGTCGAACGGCGGCCTCGCGAGCGATCGCGGGGCCGCCGTGTCGTTCGTGAAGGGGCGCGAGCGCGAGCGCCGCGGCCCCGAGCCGTCGAGCGCCGGCCCCGATTTCCCAGGACCACTCCTCGAACGCGCCGATCGGCGGCCTCGCGGAAGTGATCGGGGGGCCCGCGGAAGTGATCGGCGGCCTCGAAGAAGTGATCGGCGGCCTCCCGAGGCCGTGCGGAGGGTACGAAAACGGCCGCGGCGGGCACGATCGCGAAATTCGACGCTTTCGTGATACGTCGCGCCGCCGAGCCCGCGCTCAGGGGCAGGTCTCGACGGTGGGCGCATTGCCGCCCAGGCCGCCCGCGCCGTGCTCCGACGTGATCGATCCGCCGCAGCGCTGCACGAACGTGCCGCTGTTCTGGAGCGAGCCGTACGGACGCCGGAACGTGAGCGCTCCGGCGAGCTCCATCGCGCCCTCGTTGAGCGCGGGGAACCACACCTCGGCGGTCGCGCCGGCGGCGATCACGACCGTGCCGCTCCCGCCGATCCGGAACGGAGCGCTCGTCCGGAACGCGCCGCGGTTCGTGAACGTCCCGGCGCACGAGAAGCCCTGCTGCGAGTCTCCCCCGGCCTGGTTGCTCAGCGTGCCCTCGTTGACGAAGGTGCCGCCGTTCTCGAGGTCGTTGCGGTTCGCGAACGTCGCGGTCGCGGTGTTGGTGAACGTGCCGCCGTTGGTCAGCACCGCCCACGAGACGTTCTGGACGACGAAGGTGCCGCGGTTCGTGATCGAGCCCGCGTTGATCATCGGACAGTAGAGATCCACCTGTCCGGCGCTCGTGAGCGTCGCGCCCGCGGCGTTGGTGAAGCGGCACGCCACCGAGAGATCGAAGACCAGCTCGATCCGGCCGGAGCTGTCGAAGGTCCCGTGGTTCTCGAAGAAGTGGTCCGAACGGAAGGTGCCGCGGTTCACGATCGTGCCGGTGTTGGTGGCGACCTCGAACGACGGCAGGGTCGTCGCCAGGACCGCCCCCGCGGCGATCGTCAGCGTCCCCGAGTTGTGGAACGAGCACGATGCCGTCGTCGTGCAGTGCATCGCGCCGCGGGCGATCACGAACGTCCCCGCGTTGCCGAACCGGTTGTACTGGACGGACCCGTAGGTCGTGAACGTGGCGCCGGCCGCGTTCGAGATGGCGGCGAGGCCCGACGCGCCGGCCGTGCTCACCAGCTCGCCGCGCAGCATGAAGGTGCCGGCGTTGCTGAACGTGCCGGCCACCGCAGGGTTGGGGCCGCTCACGAGGAGATGTCCGTCGATCGTGAGGTTGCCCTGGTTGACGAGCGTGCCCGCCACGCGCACCCGCGAGCAGGCGTACGTGCGGACCGTCAGCCCCGACGGGATCGTCACCGTGATGCCCGTCGGGATCACGATGATCCCCGTCGACGACGTGGGGACGACGCCGCCTCCCCACGTGCCCGGCGCGTTCCAGTGGCCGCTCGCTGCGGCGGTGATGGTCGATCCGCTGCACGAGGCCTCGCACGCGTCGCCGCCGAAGCCGTCCGCGCAGTCGCACGTGTACTCGTCGATTCCGTCGACGCAGGTGCCCCCGTTCATGCAGGGGCTCGGGCTCGGGCAGTCGTCGACGTTCGTCTCGCAGTGGGTTCCGCTGAACCCCGGCGCGCACTCGCAGGTGAAGCTCGCCAGGCCGTCGGTGCAGGTCCCTCCGTTCTGGCAAGGGTTCGGCGCGCACTCGTCGATCTCCTCCGAGCACGTCGCGCCGGTGTAGCCGGCGGCGCACGAGCACTCGAATCCGCCGGCGTCGTCAGTCGCGCACGTGCCGCCGTTCTCGCAGGGATTCGTCGCGCAGGGATCGCCGTCGCCGCCGTCGACCTCTTCGGTCGAGGCGTCCTCTTCGGTCGAGGCGTCCTCGTCGGTCGAGGCGTCCTCTTCGGTCGCGGCGTCCTCCGCCGTCGAGGCGTCCGGAGCCGTCGAGGCGTCCAGCGCCGACGCGTCTCGGGCCGTGCCGCCGTCGTCCGAGGCCGACGGACCGGGTTCGGAGCCGCATCCGCCCGCGATGACCAGCGAGGCGAGGACGAGTAGGCGAAGGCGACTGGCGAGCTGACTCGAGCGCATGCGTGATGTCTTCCTCGGCGTGGGGCGAAGAAGGCACCCCGCGCGGCAACGGAAAACTACGCAGCGGCTGCGGCGCCCGATATCCAGTTCGCGACGCGCCGTTATCCGAATTGCGCAGCCGTCGTCGTCGACCGACGGCGGCGCGATCAGTCCTCGCGCAGCAGCTCGAAGGTCACGCGGCGGTTCCGCGCGTGGCAGTCGATGCTCTCGTCCTCGCGGCACAGCGGCTGGGTGTCGCCGTACGAGACCGCCTCGATGCGCTCGGGCGCGACGCCGCACAGCACGAGCTGCTCCGCCACCGCACCTGCGCGCGCCGCGCCGAGCCGCGCGTTCGCCGCCGCGGTGCCCTGCTCGTCGGCGTGGCCGATCACGCGCACTCGCACCGAGGGCTGATCCCGCAGCAGCGTGCACACCTCGGCGAGCTCGCTCGAGTAGCGACCCGAGACGCGATCGGAGCCGACGCGGAAGAGGACCTCCTGCGAGAGCGGCTCGCCGTGCGCGCGCCCGCGTTCCGCAGCGGGCGGTGCGCTCACCGGCTCGGGCGGCGGCGCCTCGTCGGGGCAGCCGTCGTCGTCCTGGAACCCGTTGCGCACTTCCGCGGCCGCGGGGCACGCGTCGCTCGCGTCGCCGAGCCCGTCGTGATCGACGTCGTCCTCGGGGCAGCCGTCGGTGTCGTCGATGCCGTCCCCGTCCTCCGCGAGATCGGGGCAGCGATCGGACTCGTCGCGCAGGCCGTCGCCGTCGGTGTCGACCGGCGCGGGGGCCGGCTCCTCCACGCGCTCTCCGCCACCGCCGACGTCGATGCGCGCGGTGAGGCTCAGCCCGAACGAGAGCAGGTGCGCGTCGTCGGGTCGCGCCTCGCCGTCGGGCTGCACGATCTGCTGGTAGCGCACCACCGGCCCGATCCCGAGCCACGGGACCGGGAGCAGCTCCCAGCCGGCGCCCACGTCGAACACCAGCCGCACCAGGTCGCCGGTGATGCCGACGCCGACGTTCGCGTCGACGAAGGGACCGCCGAAGACGCGATCGATCACGAAGAAGCCGCGCGCGCCGAGCTCGAACGCGTAGAGGTTGCCGGGATCCTGATCCGGCACCGGGAACCACGCGGTGCCCACGCCGAGCTGCAGCGCGAGCGGGCCGATCAGCTCGACGCCGGCGCGCGCGAAGCCGAGCCCGCCCCAGTCGAAGCGGTCGCGGTACGAGTCGGTGAGCATCACCTGCGCCGCGCCCTCGAGCTGCAGCGTCGGCGTGACGTCGTCGGCATGGGCGCGCGACGCGATCGACGCGAGCGCGAGCACCGCCGTGACGAGAGCGCGCCTGCTCATCGCGACACCGTGAGGCGGTAGGTGCGGCAGTCGTTGCCGGCCGAGACGCGGCTCACGCGGATCCACACCGAGGTCGCCCAGGTGACGTTGCGCGTGCTGCAGTTGGTCCCCGTGTCCGAGCACGAGTCGCGGAAGGCCCAGGTCGTGAGCGCCGCTCCGCACGAGGGTCCGGCGGCGCACGTGGAGCGCACCTCGAAGCGGAAGATGCCGCCGTCGTTCACGGCGAACGAGATCGACGGCGCGCCGCTGCCGCGCTGGTTGAAGTCGGGGTTCAGCGGGAAGCGCACGAGGAACCACTCGGTCTGTCCGGCGGCGGGCAGCGAGAGGCTCGGCGTCGTGATCGACGAGCCCGCGGCGATGGTGCCGAGATCGGTCGGGGCATCGCAGGTGTTCGAGGTCCCGTCCTCGCACGCGCCGCCACCCGGGCACGCGACCTGGCCCGGCGGGCACGAGGAGGTGCACGCGCCGCCGGAGCAGATCTGGCCGGGGCCGCAGACGTTGCCGCACGCGCCGCAGCTCAGGCGATCGTTCCAGAGGTCGCGGCAGACGCCGCTGCACGGAGAGAGGCCCCCGCCGCAGGTGATCGCGCAGCTGCCGGACGAGCACACGTAGCCGGGGAGACAGGCGCGGCCGCACACGCCGCAGCTCGTGGAATCGGTCGCGAGGTTGCGGCAGACGCCCCCGCAGCTCGTCTGGCCCGGAGGGCAGCTGACCGTGCACACGCCGCCGTCGCAGACCTCACCGGCGCTGCAGGCGCGCCCGCACAGGCCGCAGTGGAGGCGATCGGTGACGAGGTCGCGGCAGCTGCCCGAGCACTCGGTGAGGCCGACGCCGCAGCTGACGCGGCACGCGCCGCCGTCGCAGACCTGACCGGCGGGGCAGACGTTGCCGCACGCGCCGCAGTTCAGGCGATCGGTCTGGACGTCGCGGCAGACGCCGGAGCAGTCCATCTGGCCGGCGCCGCAGCTCAGCATGCAGGTGCCGCCGGCGCAGAGCTGGCCGGCGGGGCAGGCGTTGCCGCAGCCGCCGCAGTGGAGGCGATCGCTCAGGAGATCGCGGCAGGTGCCACCGCACCCGACCTGGCCCGCGGGGCAGCTCAGCACGCACGTCCCCGCCATGCAGGCCTCGCCGGGATCGCAGGTGGTGCCGCACGCGCCGCAGTTCAGGCGATCGGTCTCGAGGTCGCGGCAGACGCCGCTGCAGTTGTCGAGGCCACCGCCGCAGCTGACGGTGCACGCGCTCGCGGTGCAGACCTCGCCGGGATCGCAGGTGGTGCCGCACGCGCCGCAGCTCAGGCGATCGGTGGTGAGGTCGCGGCAGCTGCCGCCGCAGTCGGTGGTGCCCGCGCCGCAGCTGACGACGCAGGCGCCGCCCGAGCAGACCTCGCCGGGGTCGCAGGCGTTGCCGCACGCGCCGCAGCTCAGGCGATCGGTGTCGAGGTCGCGGCAGGTGCCGCTGCACTCGGTGAGGCCGGCGCCGCAGCTCACGGTGCAGACGCCCGACGAGCAGACCTCGCCGGGATCGCACGCGACGCCGCAGGCGCCGCAGTGGAGCCGATCGCTCGCGACGTCGCGACAGACGCCGCCGCAGTTCTCGAGCCCGCCGCCGCAGCTCACGGTGCAGGTGCCGCCGGCGCAGACCTCGCCCGCGCCGCAGGTGGTGCCGCACGCGCCGCAGTTCAGGCGATCGGTGGTGAGATCGCGACAGGTCCCGCCGCACTCGTCGAGGCCGGCGCCGCAGCTGACGACGCAGGCGCCGCCCGAGCAGACCTCGCCCGCGCCGCAGGTGTCGCCGCAGGTGCCGCAGTGGGCGCGATCGGCCGTGAGGTCGCGGCACACGCCGCTGCACTCGGTGAGGCCTGCCCCGCAGCTCACGGTGCAGACGCCCGACGAGCAGACCTCGCCGGGGTCGCACCCAGCGCCGCACGCGCCGCAGCTCGTGCGATCGGTCGCGAGGTCTCGGCACACGCCGCTGCACTCGGTGAGCCCGCCGCCGCAGCTGACCTCGCACGCGCCGGACGAGCAGACCTCGCCCGCTGCGCACGCATCGCCGCACGCGCCGCAGTGGAAACGATCGGTCGTGAGATCGCGGCAGGTGCCGCCGCAGTTCGTCTGACCTGCGCCACACGTCACGACGCACGCGCTGCCCGAGCAGACCTCGCCGGGATCGCAGGCGTTGCCGCACGCGCCGCAGCTCGCGCGATCGGTGCTCAGATCACGGCAGGTGCCGCCGCAGTCGGTGAGCCCGGCGCCGCAGCTCGTCTCGCAGGTGCCGCCGCTGCAGACCTCGCCGGCCGCGCACGCGATGCCGCAGCCGCCGCAGTGCGCGCGATCGGTCGCGAGGTCGCGACAGACGCCGCCGCACTCGGTGAGCCCGGTGCCGCAGCTCACGACGCAGGTGCCGCCGTCGCAGATCTCGCCCGACGCGCAGTCGTTGCCGCACGCGCCGCAGCTCAGGCGATCGGTCTGGAGATCGCGGCAGACGCCGCCGCAGTTGTCGAGGCCGGCGCCGCAGCTCGTCTCGCAGGTGCCGGCGACGCACGACGTGCCGGCGACGCAGGGGCTCGCGCATGCGCCGCAGTGCAGCGGGTTGCTCTCGAGGTCGCGGCAGATCCCGCCGCAGTCGGTGGTGCCGCCGCCGCAGCTCAGCGTGCACACGCCCGCGGAGCAGACCTCGCCGGCGTCGCAGGTGGTGCCGCATCCACCGCAGTTCGCGCGATCGGTGTCGAGGTCGCGGCAGACGCCGCCGCACTCGGTGAGGCCGGCACCGCAGGTCGTCGCGCAGGTGCCGCCGCTGCAGATCTCGCCGGCCGCGCAGGCCACGCCGCAGCCGCCGCAGTGGAGGCGATCGGTCGCGAGATCACGGCAGACGTCGCCGCAGTCGGTGAGGCCGGTGCCGCAGCTCGTCTCGCACACGCCCGCCGAGCAGACCTCGCCGGCGGCGCACGTCACGCCGCAGCCGCCGCAATTCGCGCGATCGGTGTCGAGGTCGCGGCACACGCCGAGGCAGTCGGTGGTGCCTGCGCCGCAGCTCGTCGCGCAGGTGCCGCCGCTGCAGATCTCGCCCGCCGCGCAGGCCACGCCGCAGGCGCCGCAGCTCGCGCGATCGGTCGCGAGGTCGCGACACACGCCGCCGCAGTCGGTGGTGCCTGCGCCGCAGCTCACCTCGCACGCGCCGGCGCTGCACACCGTGCCGGCGGGACAGACGTTGCCGCAGGTGCCGCAGCTCGTGCGGTCGGTCTGGAGGTCGCGGCAGACGCCGTCGCACTCGGTGGTGCCGCCCCCGCAGGTCGTCTCGCAGCTGCCCGCGGAGCAGACCTCGCCCGCGGCGCACGCCATGCCGCACGCGCCGCAGTGCGCGCGATCAGTCGCGAGATCACGGCAGACGCCGCCGCAGTCGGTCGTGCCGGCGCCGCAGGTCGCCTCGCACGTGCCGGCGGAGCAGACCTCGCCCGCGCCGCACGCGTTGCCGCACGCGCCGCAATTCGTGCGGTCGGTCGTGAGGTCGCGGCAGACGCCGTCGCAGTTGTCGAGCCCGGCGCCGCACGTCGCCTCGCACGCGCCTCCGGTGCAGACGGTGCCGGGATCGCAGGGGTTGCCGCACGCGCCGCAGTGGAAACGATCGAGCGCGAGATCCACGCACGCTCCGTCGCACTCGACCTGGCCCGCCGGGCACGCGATCACACACGCGCCCGCCTCGCAGATCGCGCCGGCGTCGCACGCGTTGCCGCACGCGCCGCAGTGCGCGCGATCGGTCTCGAGATCGGCGCAGCGCTCGGTGCCCTCGGGGGTCGCGCAGCGCGCGAGACCGGTGCCGCAGGTCAGGCTGCACGCGCCGTCGGCGCAGAGGAGGCCAGGCTCACATGCGGTGTCGCAGCCGCCGCAGTGCGCGAGATCGGTGCGCGGATCGACGCATCGTCCGCTGCACTCGAGCTGCCCTGCCGGGCACGAGATCTCGCAAGCGCCGGCGACGCACACCGATCCGACGTCGCACGCGTTGCCGCAGGCGCCGCAGTGCCGCGGGTCGACGGTGGTGTCGATGCAGTCGTCGCCGCAGCGCGCTTCGGATGGAGCGCACGAGACGATCGATGCGTCCATCCCGTCGCCTGGACCGCCTACGAGGGGCTGCCCGGAGCACGCCGCGAAGAGAAGGACGAAGAGAAGCGCCCCATGAGAACGACAGCGGAGCATCGGTCCGACACTACGCGCGGTCCGGCGTGGCTGTCATCGCCCCCCCGGACGGTTCGATCACAGCTCCGCGCGGATGCCCAGGCTCGGCAGGAAGATCGGGGGCGCGGTCTGCACTGCGCACGGCGCTTCGGGGCGACCGTTCGAGTCGTGGTTGCACTCGAGCGCGATCGGCTCCTCGGAGAGCGTCACGTTCGTCCATCCGAGCGACACCCTCAGCCGCCCCCATCCCGCGTCCCACGCGTACGCGATCTCCGCGTCGCCTCGGAAGAACCACGGCAGTCGCTGCTCGTATCGCTGGGCCGTCAGCTGCGTCGGCTCGATGAAGTAACGACCGACGACCCGCCCCGAGCGCACCAGCACGCGAATCGCGATCTCGAGGCCCTCCCAGATGCGCGCGCGGCCCATCGCCTGGATCACGTGGCGCACGTCGAAGCCCGGCACGAACTCGAACCCTTCGTGGGCGCGCGCCGTCGCCTCGCTCAGCGTGTAGCTGATCCATCCGCTCACGTCGCGACCGTCGCGCCGCGCGAGCACCTCGAGGCCGAGCACCCGCGCGCGCGCCCGCGGATCGAGCTCCACCTGGGTGCACCACGACTGCACGCAGATCTCGCGATCCTGCACGTAGAGGTCGGGCAGCAGCACCTGATCGAAGTAGTGGAAGAAGCCCTGCGCCTCGAGCGAGATGCCGAGCGGCAGCGCGAGCGAGATGCCCCAGTCGCTCTGCAGCGAGCGCTGGAGGCCGCGATCGACCGCGAGATCGGCGAAGCCGGGCAAGGGTAGGAAGAGCACCGCGGGCTGATGCGCCAGGCCCATCGCGGCGTGCAGATCGACGCCTTCCCACACGTGCACGACCAGCCGCGCGCGCGGTGAGGGCGCGACCTGGACCTCGCGCGCCGTGACCCACGTGTCGATGCGCGCGCCGAGCTCGAGCCGCAGCACCCCGGGGATCGGCAGCAGCGCCTCGACGTACGCGCCCGCCGCGGTCCGGGTGCGCGCGCCGGAATAGGCACCTTCGCGGATCAGCGCGCCGGCGATCGCAGGATCGTCGCTGCGCCCCGACTCGATGCGTCCTCCGCTCGCGACGAGGTCCGCGCCGACTCGCAGCCTCGCGAAGCCGAGCGCGAACGAGCTCCACAGGCGCGGGCTCGCGCTCCACACCTCGACACCGACGGCCTCGCCGAGCTGCGACTGGTCGTAGCCGAGCCGCAGCGCTGCCCCGAATTCCGCGCCTCCGCCGAGCGAGCGCACGTGTCGCGCCTCGACACGATGGAAGTGCAGCAGGACGTCGGACTGCTCACCGAGGGTCTCGATGTCGGTGAGGTCCTGTCGCAATCGGTCGTACGCACCGAGCGCGATCAGTCGAGTGTGACCGCCGTGTCCGTCGTCGAGATCGGCAGTCAGCTGGTAATCCCAATAGTCGAGCTCGACGCCTGGAAGCGCTGCGCCGACGATCCATCCTGGATAGCCGTATCGACCCGATGCCTGCACCACGTGGCGGCGATCGATCGGCACCGTGATCATCCCGTTCACGTCGAGCAGCCGCAGCTCGACCTCGCCTCCGAGCCGCGGCTCGATCGGCGCTGCCGCGCCCAGCACCACGCCGCCGACGTGACGTCCGTAGCGCGCGGGCGCGACGCCGGGCCAGAGCCGCATCTCGCCGAGGCGCGCCGCGTGGATCGTCGAGGGCCCCGCCGCGACGTGGAAGAGCGAGGGCACCGGGATGTCGTCCCAGAGCGTGATCGTCCCCGCGGGCGGCGCGCCGCGCACGTAGAGGAACGGCAACCCGCTGAGCAGTGGCACGACGCCGGGGAGCGTCTCGACGACACGGAATGGATCGCCCTGCAATCCCGGGAGATCGCGCACTTCTTCGGCCTCGAGGATCATCGCGCTCGTCGGCTCCGGCGTCGTGCGGGCGAGCGCTCGGAACGAGGGCTCGATCGGCGGTGGCTCGATCACCGGCGCAGGCGCGACCTCGCGCGCTCGCACGTCGAGCCGCACCCTCGCCCGCGCGACGATCGCGGTCCCGTCGCGCGTCGCCGGTGCGATGCGAGAGCGCGCGATCGCGTCCTCGACCGCGCCGCGCAGCCCGGGCTCCATCACGTCGTGATCGAGGCTCGCGCGACCGTCGCGATCGACGATCACGCGGACCTCGATCGACGCGCCGACCTCGGCGACGCGTGCCGCGTCGAGCTCGACCGGGGCGAGCGCGATCACCTGCGGTGGCTGGAGCGACTGGGCGCGCGCCGGAGCGGTGGCCGCGATCCACGCGAGCACCACGATCGCGAGCGCGCTCCTGCCCGACATCCGCGCCGAGGCTATCATCGCGTCGATGTCGAGGCCGCTGGCGGTCGTGGCGCTGAGCTTCGTCGTGGTGATGGGGTGCGAGGCCGAGGGCTTCCGCATCCGCGACACCGGCGTGCGCATCGACCCACCGGAGTGTTTCGAGCTCGGCGATTGCGACGACGGGATCGACTGCACCTCCGAGGACTGCATCGGGCTCCGCTGCTTCCACGGCCGTCCGCCGGGGTTCTGTCCGGGCAGCGCGTGCGTGCCCGATCTCGGCGCGTGCGCGAGCGCCATCGCGTGCACCTCGGACCTCGACTGCGCCGACGACGACCCCTGCACCGCCGACGAGCGCTGCGAGCTCGGCGCGTGTGCGGTGCGCTACCTCGGCGACCGCGACGGCGACGGCGATCTCCAGCCCGAGTGCGGCGGCGGCGACTGCGACGACGACGACCCGCG is a window encoding:
- a CDS encoding sigma 54-interacting transcriptional regulator → MSDLDRLERLRGVQVARSILEKAFSLQLTIVGPEGPLAHARGGVMSGSSEVCRTALFTREGFQRCDAFYRALATDDAAGERARPCHLGLASIAVPVEVGDGVVAHVVASGFVATALQGCPPADPATLATALRELDPSLVDPSQPVRKLPVVRGDREQIVRSILRTAAEEIAEHVDDERRRLRARTGTSPGAWGIAGTSPRMREVFELLRRVANSDAAVLITGESGTGKELVARALHDHGPRAGKPFVAQSCGAVPDDVLESTLFGHVRGAFSGAVRSGEGLFGAAHGGTLFLDEVAEMSPAMQVKLLRVLSDGSYLPVGDTRPRTSDVRVITATHRDLAAMVQRGEFRQDLYYRLHVIPIALPPLRDRTGDLPLLVEHFLRDADGESMPTRVSASAWRCLERYGWPGNVRELRAEIDRWAVTAAGEPEVGPEHLSPALRDAGGYAGQSGGEAAAAAASGQGSLQAAVDGLERAILVRGLERTGGNRTRLARELQISRTTLNERIKKFGLE
- a CDS encoding tRNA-uridine aminocarboxypropyltransferase yields the protein MSEERCDKCGKPPAICVCDRVVSLPTKVRVLVLRHPQEDDAILGTAPLLAASLPSCEVRTGLSWASLAHALDREDADPTRWAVVYPTKLDASVSPEARERPVLVLDRKGRERAEDAPPLEGIVVLDGTWSQAKALWWRNPWLLKLARVVLRPREPSIYGRARKEPRREYVSTLEAVADVLPALGEPESTRDQLRRLMRTMVQRHRDQQPR
- a CDS encoding DUF4351 domain-containing protein: MLQYLRQVEKIEDREALLGAARAHGGIELEEVVMDAFDKVKAEGKAEGKAEGKAELVLRQLRLRFRELAPSVIDRVRHATSDELDVMADRILTATSAEDVVG
- a CDS encoding OmpA family protein; this encodes MSRRALVTAVLALASIASRAHADDVTPTLQLEGAAQVMLTDSYRDRFDWGGLGFARAGVELIGPLALQLGVGTAWFPVPDQDPGNLYAFELGARGFFVIDRVFGGPFVDANVGVGITGDLVRLVFDVGAGWELLPVPWLGIGPVVRYQQIVQPDGEARPDDAHLLSFGLSLTARIDVGGGGERVEEPAPAPVDTDGDGLRDESDRCPDLAEDGDGIDDTDGCPEDDVDHDGLGDASDACPAAAEVRNGFQDDDGCPDEAPPPEPVSAPPAAERGRAHGEPLSQEVLFRVGSDRVSGRYSSELAEVCTLLRDQPSVRVRVIGHADEQGTAAANARLGAARAGAVAEQLVLCGVAPERIEAVSYGDTQPLCREDESIDCHARNRRVTFELLRED